The genomic region TTATCATTGATTTTGGACCAATAGGCCTGACAAATTACCTCTTTCAAGGAGTttttgattgggttattttgTCAAATCTTTTAAAAACCACTCCGCATCCATGACCAGCCTGGCAAGAgttgttgtgcacttgagtgaggacccaaaagcggtttaacaaaaacagagtcctttaatgtaaacacagggaagacatagatcctcttcagatgtagataaTGGGAAAATAGACAACCcgcagagagggcgacaaatgaaacaaaaAGTCCTTCTGATAATTACAAAAGAgcccccttcttagcagcagaggagaatagctgggttagCGGCGACAGGCTgcaggtctctctgggtaggcgcgggtcatAGAGGAACAGTGGTACCTGATCTCACGTAGCATCAGATGAACTGGACACAGTACAAACGATAAGACAGTTAGCAGAGTACAGGATGCACTTGccaggcagattccgacaggacaagggtgaagcaaacgagACGATAGTTTgtttctggcatgagaaactcaaacgagaatctgacaaagaaagaagcaggaacagagagagaaatagagacctaatcagagggaaaaaagggaacaggtgggaaaagggtgaacgaggtagttagaggagatgaggaacagctggaggaggagagaaagagaaggtaacctaatacgaccagcagagggagacagagtgaagagaaagaacaggaacaagacataatatgacaagacatgacaagAGTGGCCCAAAGGGTGTTTtgcatccccagtggctctgcaagtgCAGAAAGGGAATTCTCCGCTGCTTGCCTCATCTCCAGGCACCATCGTATGAGCCTGAAGCCAAAGACTTTGTCCAAACTTGTGTTTCTAGTAGTGAATTAAAAGGCACTGGCAACTGAGCCTAATAAGGCATGTTTTTGTTTCATGTTTAAATCTAAGTATGTCACAGCCTATATGAGCAATTTATAAACTATAATGATTTAGTACAACACAATGTTGTTTAAATGATGGGTAGTTCATATTCCTGCCATCCTAGTGTGTTGCACTCACAAATGCTtcacaatttatttatttgtaggctatagccattgccattcaaatcatatggtttcaatacttcaaaacctAATGGTGGGTCCAGTTAGACACAAAAATAGATGGGTGTGATTAAAAGCCACTCCTCGCTCCCTTAGAGCGAGGAGTGGTTTTTAGTGTAACGGTTGAAAAGAACCAGGAGCGCTGGAGATGTGCACAAGCACTGCTCCGTGAGCCTTGAGTGGGATTTCCAACAGCTCAACTCTGCTCACATACACTGCTTCTGACAGTTGCCAGGAGCCATTTCAGCCAGATCATTGCAGACAGTTGTTGTGCTATCTAACCTAAGACAATGGGGTTGCCAGATGCTCATAAATGTCTCTCTTTTTCCAAAAAAAAGGGCTTAGGTGGTGGGCGTGCCATGAGACGTAGCAAGGGGCGTGGCAATAGGAACTGTCAGTCCCTTGGCACAGCTGGATCTTTTCTAATATTTATTAGGCATCTTGGCGTAGtagaaacattttaaaaaatgcaaGCCAATTTCCTGTAATTTCTGGatggagctgagagaaaatgttgccattttaaagctaatttcctgcatttctatgcattttgccatggctaatcctgtgttcttttgctcaaaCATAACAACAAAATCAAAACTGATAAATTCATTGTTTTTGGAATTTTcatgtctctctgactgtctagtttttattttggCGATTGCTAGTTCTCAAAGATGAtattataaaaaaaacaatatttttaCTACATACTCAATGTCTGGTTTTAGTCATTTGAACACTGTTCAAACATACGTGTCCTGAAAAAACGCTTACACGGTAACTGGGTGCAAGCAGAAGCTATAGACTACCTATCCATTACTTAGTTACATTAGTTACATTAgtaataaaaaacaaaaaataataaaacatgttttacattAAAACAAATGTTTAAACAAGGTCAGTGTGATAATCTTTATTCCCTGATGAGTTAGACAAAATCCACAGTGATTACGTGTTATAATCCCTTCCCTAATATCTGAGGATAAGATCAATTAACGAATTAGTTCGTAACAACCCCGCCTAAGCTAATTCAGCCAATTTTAGCCAATGACATAGGGCCCCAAAAGGGTATAAAACTCCCTGCCAGGACACCCTAGCATAGGCAAAAGGTTCACAGCCAGATCAGATCTCATcttgcctttctcttgcattcattggaCATCCACTGAGTAAAGATGCAGAACGGCACAGAAGGAAGCAACTTCTACATTCCCATGTCCAACCGGACTGGGCTTGTAAGGAGTCCTTTTCTATACCAACAATACTACTTGGCGCCTCCATGGCAATACTATTGTCTTGCTGTCTATACGTTCTTCCTGATCTGCTTTGGATTCCCCATCAACGGTCTGACCCTGTATGTCACAGCCACAAACAAGAAGCTCCGGCAACCCCTTAACTTCATCCTGGTCAACTTGGCTGCAGCTGGAATGATCATGGTCCTCTTTGGattcaccatcaccatcacatcTGCTGTCAATGGTTACTTCATCTGGGGACCATTGGGctgtgccattgagggcttcatGGCTACACTTGGAGGTAAGAAATCTTCAAAAATACAGAACCTATAGAATCAACTTTAGATTTAACGGATTTAAATTAATGATAAACTGTATCCAAAGTAATTGTTAATCAATTTGGAACTAAAAGGACTGTCCTAAAAGTTATTTAAATCCATTTAGAACTGAAGTAACTGACTTTGAATTGTGGTTTCATTCTCCAGGTGAGGTTGCCCTGTGGTCTCTGGTAGTGCTGGCTGTCGAGAGATACATTGTGGTCTGCAAGCCCATGGGCAGCTTCACGTTCACTTCCACCCATGCTGGTGCTGGTGTTGCATTCACCTGGATAGCTGCTATGGCTTGTGCTGCTCCCCCACTGCTTGGCTGGTCCAGGTAAGCTGTAACCAGTGTAGGAATTCTGAAGTGACATCAAATGTTATTTACATGCTTTTCAAGTCATGCTCCATCCACCAGCAATCCTACTCACTTACACACAATGATCATTTTGTGTATTTCTATTTATCTTAGGTACATCCCAGAGGGCATGCAATGCTCATGTGGACCTGACTACTACACCTTGGCCGAAGGCTTCAACAATGAATCATATGTGATCTACATGTTCAGCTGCCACTTCATCATCCCAGTCTGTTTGATCGCCTTCACTTATGGAAGTCTTGTCCTCACAGTCAAGGCGGTAAGTGACTTATTACACAAACAACATTTATCTAGCTGTTCCACATAGTGTACATAGTACAAAATGATAGTTCTCCACTCTGATGTCTTGATTATCTTCATTCTCAGGCTGCAGCTTCCCAGCAGGACTCAGCATCTACCCAGAAAGCTGAGAAGGAAGTGACACGTATGTGCATCCTGATGGTTTGTGGTTTCATGATCGCCTGGACCCCCTATGCCACCCTCGCTGCCTATATCTTCTTCAACAAAGGAATTGCCTTCAGTGCCCAGTCCATGGCTATACCTGCCTTCTTCTCCAAGAGCTCAGCCTTGTTCAACCCCATTATCTATGTGTTGATGAACAAACAGGTTGggaaaattattttaaaaattaCCTTTTTTACTTAGTCTTTGAGTTTGACCTAGCAGCAACGTAATATATTCTTTGCTTAATGTGTTATGCTCAGTGCTTTTCATTATTTTCCCTCCCAGTTCCGTGGCTGCATGCTGGCCGCTGTAGGGATGAAAGCAGAAGAAGATGAAACTTCTGTGTCAACAAGCAAGACAGAAGTGTCTTCTGTGGGCCCTGCATAGACTTTCCCTCATCCTGCACTTCCCACCCTCTGATTTCTACCCTTGTCTGATGCTCTATATGGACTGCTTTTGAAGACACTACTTTCACCAAATGGACATTATACTGTTTTGAGCTGTAATGATTGGACTCTGTCACTCCAGATAACACAGAAGTGACAAAAACAGGGCAGTGTATTGACATTCATCTGAACCCATCTCTTGTTCTCTATGATTTCACCTGAGTCGACAGACAGTCCGTTGGATAGTTTGGAGGGCTATAATTGACAATGAGGAAATCTTAAGCCGAGCTCAACAATAAGACAAAATCTAGTCAACCCAGTTCACAAGGCAAATCTATACACTCACATACTGTGTCACTCAATGTAGTTGAAAATATACTTGACATGCATTTTATACTCATCCAAAACAAACAAATGCAACAGAAATTTGCCTCTCATAGGTGGTAACAAATGGATGGAACTCAGACTTGCAGAACAGCTCTCATTTTTGTCTTGATGTATCATGAGATTGTATTTTTATGTTATTGTGAGGCTAGCAATTATTTTGTTGTCATCATTTCCTGTATATATTTTATAAATAACAAAAAATTATAGTACTAGATAAATAAATCCATGCATGAATCTACTACTTTTTTGCTGTTATTATTTTCATTTGACAACTGATTTCCAATCCACATCAAATATCATAACATCTCATTAGCACAAATTCACAAATTCTAGTATGTAGTAAACATCTTATCAGCTACAACTATACACTACTTCTAATCAGTAGATCTTAAAGCTGAAAATGATCATGAAACATCCGCGCATTGCTACTGGAAAAAACAGTCACTGCAGGTTATTTCAAATCAAGCCATTTTACAGCATCAATGCCATTCTAACAGATGTGAGGGACTTGTCAATGTAACAATACATGTGAGTCAACATCTGAATCTCTCCAACATTTCACTAATGCAAATATTCCAATGCAAATTAAAGAAACACTGTTACAAAAGCCTTTcacttacactacatgaccaaacgtatgtggacacctgcttgtcgaacatctcattccaaaatcatgggtattagtgAAAAcatcaagagcattagtgaggttgggcattaatgttggatgattaggcctggctcgcagtcagtgttccaattcattccaaagttgtttgatggggttgaggtcaaggctctgtgcaggccagtcaagttcttcaccACCGATCTTGAAAAAACATTGCTCTATGGACGTCACTTtcctgctgaaacaggaaagggccttcccccaaattcttgccacaaagttggaggcaCAAAATCATCTAGAATGACATTGTATATTGTAGCGTTAAGAATTCCccttactggaactaaggggcctagaccgaactatgaaaaacagctccagactattattcctcctcccaccaaactttacatttggcaccatgcattcgggcaggtagcgttctcctagtatctgccaaacccagattcatctgttggactgccagagaatgcatttccactgctccaaagtccaatggcggcgagctttacaccactccagtcaacgcttggcattgcacatggtgatcttgtGTGTAGCTGCTCGGTCAtgcaaacccatttcatgaagctcccgtcgaacagttattgtgctggcgttgcttccagaggcaatttggaactcggtagtgaatgttgcaaacgaggacagacaattttcaTGTGCAACTTACTTCAACACTCGGTggtcctctagtggtgtgggggctgtgctttggcaaagtgggtggggttatatccttccggtttggccctgtccgggggtgtcctcggatgggtccacagtgtctcctgacccctcctgtctcagcctccagtatttatgctgcagtagtttatgtgtcggggggctagggtcagtttgttatatctggagtacttctcctgtcctattcggtgtcctgtgtgaatctaagtgtgcgttctctaattctctccttctctctttctttctctctctcggaggacctgagccctaggaccatgccccaggattacctgacatgatgactccttgctgtccccagtccacctggccgtgcagctgctccagtttcaactgttctgccttcttattattcgaacatgctggtcatttatgaacatttgaacatcttggccatgttctgttataatctccacccggcacagccaggagaggactggccaccccacatatgctctctctaattctctctttttttctctctctcggaggacctgagccctaggaccatgccccaggactacctgacatgatgactccttgctgtccccagtccatctgaccgtgctgctgctccagtttcaactgttctgccttattattatacgaccatgctggtcatttatgaacatttgaacatcttggccatgttctgttataatctccacccggcacagccagaagaggactggccaccccacatagcctggttcctctctaggtttcttcctagggagtttttcctagccaccgtgcttctacacctgcattgcttgctgtttggggttttaggctgagtttctgtacagcactttgagatatcagctgatgtacgaagggctatataaataaatttgatttgatttgatttggtcccgttctgtgcgcttgtgtggcctaccactgtggctaagccgttgttgctcctagatgtttacacttcacaataacagctgaCCTAATGACTTGTTGGAATAGTGGCATCCAATGCAGTGCCCCATttaaagtcactaagctcttcaataaggccaatctattgccaatgtttgtctatggagattgcatgacagtatgctcgattttatacatctgtcagcaacaggtgtggctgaaatagcagaatccatgaatttaaaggggtgtccacatacttttgtatatactaGTGCATGTCTTCATCCCTATTTCATGGCTGCAGATTACAGGCGGACTAAGGTATCCATTCAGAGTGGAATTATGCAAGAATATGGCGCCATGCTCTTTCATAACAAAGTCATTCAACACACATTCACGATTTTGATACTGGAGTATGCATTGGAGTCTACCACTCACTGTTACCCTTTGGGTACGCACCACTCACTGCTGCCCTTTGGGTATGCACCTTCCACTGTTGTGATTCCACCCACTGTTGCCCTCTGCTGCTGATGTCTTTCCCTCAGAGATCCATGCTGGCACACTGTTGATCTGGTCTGAACTCATCTTCACCCTgtatacagagcattcggaaagtattcagactccttgaccttttccacattttcttatgttacagccttattctgaaatgtattaaatatttttttcctcatcaatctacacacaataccccataatgacaaagcgaaaacagatttttataaatgtttgaaaataataatacatatttacataagtattcagatcctttaatatgagactcaaaattaatCTCAGGGgcatcctctttccattgatcatgcttgagatgtttTACAAATTGattgagtccacctgtagtaaatttaCCTGTGGTACattttgtaaaggcacacacctgtctatataaggtcccacagttgacagtgcatgtcagagcaaaaaccaagccatgagctccaagacaggattgtgtcaaggcacagatatggggaagggtaccaaagcatttctgcagcattgaaggtccccaagaacacagtggcctccatcattcttaaatgtaagcaAATTGGTGTAGGTCTAGGATTTCAGGTAGGGTGGagatgatatggtccttgactagtctctcaaagcacttcatgatgacagaagtgagtgcaatggggcgatagtcatttagttcagttaccttagctttcttgggaacaggaacaatggtggccatcttgaagcatgtgaggacaacagactgggatagagattgGCTGAatgtgtccgtaaacacaccagccagctggtctgcgcatgctctgaggacgcgtctagggatgccgtctgggctggcagccttgcgagggtaacacggttaaatgttttactcacattggccacggagaaggagagcccacagtctttggtagtgggccgtgtcagtggcactgtattgtcctcaaagcgagcaacgaagttgtttaatttgtctgggagtaAGACGTCGATGCTggaacggggctggttttctttttgtaatccgtggttgactgtagaccctgctacaCACacctcgtgtttgagccgttaaATTGCGACTTTACTTTGTCTCTATtctgatgctttgcttgtttgattgactCGGGaatagctgtactgtttgtgggagcaacaaaatggagttattgtcagatttgccgaaggctAGGCGGGGCAGGGCTTTGTATTCATCACGGAGGttcgagtagcaatgatccagaaagCTACCAGCTCttgtcgcgcattcgatatgctgatagaatttgggAATTATTGTTCTtaggttagctttgttaaaatctccagctacaataatggagcctcaggatgtatggtttccagtttacatagagtccagtgaagttctttcagggccgacaagggatctgcttgggggggatatacatggctgtgactataaccgaagagaattctcttcgaagATAATGCGGTAGGCATTTGAtagtaaggaattctaggtcgggtgaacaaaaggacttgagttcctatatgttgttgtgattacaccatgagtcgttaatcataaggcatacacccccacccttcttcttaccagagtgATATTTGTTTCTGTCAgagcgatgcgtgaagaaaccgggtggctgtaccgactctgacaacatatcctgagtgagccatgtttctgggaaacagagaatgttacaatctctgatgtctctctggaacgCAACTCATGCCCAAATTTTGTCCACCTAGTtatctagagattggacatttgcgagtaatatgctcggaagtggtggatggtgtgctcgccatctgagtctgaccagtaggccgctccgtctgcctcCCCCACGGCGAccccgttgttttgggtcggcctctgggataagattgcatgtccgaacaaaggatccgctttgggaaagacgtattcctggtcgtaatgattaTAAGTTGACATCacttttatatccaatagttcttctcAGGTTTATGTAATAACACTttagattttctgggctaacgaTGTAAGAAACAATACATTAAAAACTAATAATTGCATAGTTTTCTGTCGGTGCcatctggggtattgtgtgtagattgatgagggcaaaaaactatttaatcaatttcagaataaagctgtaaagtaacaaaatgtggaaaaagtcaaagggtctgaatactttccgaatacactgtatgttGGTTAAGCAACGGTCTTGATTGATGTCCCACCATGCTTACAATACGACAAGCAATTTCTGACCAAAGTTGTTCTCTCGTCCCTGTTCTTTCCAATTACTGTATGCCTAATAATGATTATGAGTTCCATTCTAATCAGATAAAAGGTATGGAATGCTTTTTATTGGATGTGAATATATTCATAATTCATTTTTCAAGGTCTGCAAGACCTTTCTTGTGGATACAACTTTGTCCATCTCTCCACCTGAAATCGTCAAAACAAAACATAAGGATAACAAATTGTCAATTTAATGTCACAACATGAAGTTTGAGTCTCAGCAAAGGGGCAGCTGGAATAATGCAACCAATCTTAAAGTCAAAGCTACGAATGTAAAGAATGACAGTTCATGAGTTTGACATGATAGTTTTAAAGCCACAATCCTAAACTTGTTTAATTCTTTTTCAGACAAAAATCTGTCCTGTCACTGATTTGCtataaagctgagggatggggctggagaaacaTAACCACCCTCAaattcatacagtgcattcagaaagtattcacaccccttttacTCAcggatctacacacaataaccaataatgtcaaagtggaattttgtttgtagaacCGTTTCAGAATTAATTAACAATTCTAAGctgaatgtcttgagtcaataaatattcaaccgcttgttacggcaagcctaaataagttcaggagtaaaactgtaCTTAATAATAACAAATCACATAAGAAGTGGACTCATTCTGTTTGATAATAGTAGTTATCATAATGTTTTAAATCTCTCTACCCGACACATACAATTTCTGTAGTCCCtcaatcgagtagtgaatttcaaccatagattcaatcacaaagatCAGGGaagtttttcaatgcctcgcaaagaagggtatCGATTGGTAGatgtctaaatatatatatatatatatatatatatatttttttttttaaaggcagacGCTGAATATtcgtttgagcatggtgaagttattaatttggctttggatggtgtatcaatacatccagtcactacaaagatagtgtccttcctaactcagttaccggagaggaaggaaactgctcagggatttcactatgaggccaacgttgattttaaaacagttacggaGTTTAATGGTTTTGTTATGAGAAAACtaaggatgaatcaacaacattgtagttactccacaatatgacagagtgaaaagaaggaagcctgtacagaataaaaacatttcaaagcATGTATCCTGTTTGAAATAAGGCACAAAACTAAAACTGATACAAatccaacacagcacatcactgagtatcactcgtcttattttcaagcatggtggtggctgcatcagcaaggactaggaaGTTTTTTTAGgacaaaaagaaacagaatagagctaggCACAGGCAAAATCTCAGGCAAGCCTAGATCAGTCtggtttccaacagacactgggagacaaattcaactttcagcaggacaatacccTTCTACAAaagaccaaatatacactggagttgcttaccaagatgacattgaatgttcccgagtggcctagttacagttttgacttaaatcggcttgaaaatctatggcttcTCCAACTCTGTTAAGATGCAGTATTTGGAGAGATAGCTTCTCCACCTCCACAAAGCGTGCGTAAAAGCACAGGTACTCAGGATGATATTCTGACACTGTTGATAGTTCACTGCCTGTAAATACACTATCAGCCAGAACAACTTTAAAGTCTTCACTCAGCATTCCTACAAAATATGAGGACCATAATTGGTCTTGTGTGTCAGTGGATTCGCCTGTTATTAATTATGGAGATGGTTTCCATTTTTTTGCGTGTATTTTGGGATTGTCAACTTTTGTTGGTGCTTGCAAAATACATATATCCTCAGCATCTACgtttttacatgttttttttatagtGAATGAATAAGTCTACTTTTTCCAGAAATAAGACATACTTAAATATACCTTCATAGAaattgactcaagtaaaagtgaaagtcacccagtagcCTAGAatcttacttgagtaaaagtatatgATTTTAAATTTACTCAAGGtatgtggtggaaaaagtactcaattgtcatacttgagtaaaagtgaaaagTAAAAAACAATactatacatcaaattccttatattttaAGCAAACTAGATGGCACAATATTTTCTATGGTCAaatgggcacactccaacactcagatatcattcaCAAACACAGTATTAGGATTAGTATTTTGAttgacctacagtaccagtcaaagattgggcacacctactcattcaagggtttttctttatttttactgttttctacattttacaataatagtgaagacatcaacactatgacataacacatatggaaacatgtagtgaCGAaacaaatgttaaacaaatcaaaatatattttatattgagattcttcaaagtagacaccatttttctttatttgtaaagGTTTGTAAAAATTCCTGAAAATAAAAATTGCTTTTTGGTTtagatttaaggttagggttcggcACAAGGCTAGCAGTGTGGTTGAGGATTAAAATACCATTTTAAGAAGATCAATTGTAAAAAACATAAATATGCAggctttatgactttgtggctgtggtagtaaagtgttttttctcaaagttggcAGGATGTCACATGTCCTATCTACATCAGTACACCGGTAACAACCTAACCACTACAAATACTTCTATTATATCAAAAAAGCTACTCCTTGAAAATAAGCCATAAAATTTTTTGTTAACCAATCTTGAcactctctcattgacctccCTACAAA from Oncorhynchus kisutch isolate 150728-3 linkage group LG5, Okis_V2, whole genome shotgun sequence harbors:
- the LOC109891281 gene encoding green-sensitive opsin-2 gives rise to the protein MQNGTEGSNFYIPMSNRTGLVRSPFLYQQYYLAPPWQYYCLAVYTFFLICFGFPINGLTLYVTATNKKLRQPLNFILVNLAAAGMIMVLFGFTITITSAVNGYFIWGPLGCAIEGFMATLGGEVALWSLVVLAVERYIVVCKPMGSFTFTSTHAGAGVAFTWIAAMACAAPPLLGWSRYIPEGMQCSCGPDYYTLAEGFNNESYVIYMFSCHFIIPVCLIAFTYGSLVLTVKAAAASQQDSASTQKAEKEVTRMCILMVCGFMIAWTPYATLAAYIFFNKGIAFSAQSMAIPAFFSKSSALFNPIIYVLMNKQFRGCMLAAVGMKAEEDETSVSTSKTEVSSVGPA